TGATATCGGCGAAGGTCAGGCCGAACTCCTGGGCCACCGGCCCCTGGTGCTCTTCGGCCACCAGGCGCAGGGTCTCGTTGAACGGGTGCCCGGCTCGCAGCGCACGGCACATGGCGTCCAGGGCATCCGGCAGGCCTTCCTCGAACGCGGCGAAGCGGGCGTTCCGATCGCTGGCGATCTTGAGGACCGGAACCCAGAACACCAGCACCGCCAGGACCAGCGCCACCCACCAGAGCTTCAGCAGGAACCAGGCCACCGCGGCAACGACGATCGCCAGCACCAGCCCGAGCAGCACAACCCGATAGGCACGGAACTCATGTCCGGCCTGCTCGATCATCTGCGCCAGGCGCTCCATCAAGGGCAGCTGCTCCAGGCTGGCCTCCAGCGGCGACAGGCGCTTGAGGTACTTCTGCCGCAACACCGTCTGCATGTTCGGCAGGTTGCTGGCGTGTTCCAGCAAGCCGAGCCGCGCGCGGATGCGCTTGCGCACCTTGCTGGCTTCGCCGAACACCGGAACCACCAATCCCTGACTGAGCAGGAACACGGCCACGAACACCATCCCGAGGAATG
This genomic window from Pseudomonas furukawaii contains:
- a CDS encoding type II secretion system F family protein, producing the protein MGQIPSEFILAFLGMVFVAVFLLSQGLVVPVFGEASKVRKRIRARLGLLEHASNLPNMQTVLRQKYLKRLSPLEASLEQLPLMERLAQMIEQAGHEFRAYRVVLLGLVLAIVVAAVAWFLLKLWWVALVLAVLVFWVPVLKIASDRNARFAAFEEGLPDALDAMCRALRAGHPFNETLRLVAEEHQGPVAQEFGLTFADINYGNDTRRAMLGLLERMPSMTVMMLVTSVLIQRESGGNLTEVLERLSSLIRGRFRFQRKVKTLSAEGRMSAWVLVAVPFVLAVVIMVTSPQYMPVLVNHPLGQKLILFAFAAMLAGIFWIRRIIRIQV